From the genome of Castor canadensis chromosome 4, mCasCan1.hap1v2, whole genome shotgun sequence, one region includes:
- the Vma22 gene encoding coiled-coil domain-containing protein 115 isoform X4: protein MAAPDLRAELDSLFLQLLGDLEELEAKRAALNARVEEGWLSLAKARYAMGAKSVGPLQYASHMEPQVCVRASEAQDGIQTFRVVRADAQTPEEVGPREAALRRRKGPMKTPEPESSAVPQDPLHWFGILVPHSLRQAQASFRDA, encoded by the exons ATGGCAGCACCGGACCTGCGGGCGGAGCTGGACTCGCTATTTCTGCAGCTTCTCGGGGACCTGGAGGAGCTGGAGGCGAAACGGGCGGCACTGAACGCCCGAGTGGAGGAG GGATGGCTCTCGCTCGCCAAGGCCCGCTACGCCATGGGTGCCAAGTCGGTAGGGCCCCTGCAGTATGCCTCCCACATGGAGCCCCAGGTCTGCGTGCGCGCCAG cGAGGCCCAGGACGGAATCCAGACGTTCAGGGTTGTCAGAGCTGATGCCCAGACCCCAGAGGAGGTGGGGCCCCGCGAGGCAG CTCTACGCAGGCGTAAAGGCCCCATGAAGACCCCAGAGCCAGAGTCCTCTGCAGTCCCACAGGACCCCCTGCACTGGTTTGGAATCCTGGTTCCTCATAGTCTACGGCAGGCCCAAGCCAGCTTCCGAGATG CTTGA
- the Vma22 gene encoding coiled-coil domain-containing protein 115 isoform X2, translated as MAAPDLRAELDSLFLQLLGDLEELEAKRAALNARVEEGWLSLAKARYAMGAKSVGPLQYASHMEPQVCVRASEAQDGIQTFRVVRADAQTPEEVGPREAALRRRKGPMKTPEPESSAVPQDPLHWFGILVPHSLRQAQASFRDGLREEGVQGSPCVHGTPSWEDGAALTWNGQAAGEQLRRSWKD; from the exons ATGGCAGCACCGGACCTGCGGGCGGAGCTGGACTCGCTATTTCTGCAGCTTCTCGGGGACCTGGAGGAGCTGGAGGCGAAACGGGCGGCACTGAACGCCCGAGTGGAGGAG GGATGGCTCTCGCTCGCCAAGGCCCGCTACGCCATGGGTGCCAAGTCGGTAGGGCCCCTGCAGTATGCCTCCCACATGGAGCCCCAGGTCTGCGTGCGCGCCAG cGAGGCCCAGGACGGAATCCAGACGTTCAGGGTTGTCAGAGCTGATGCCCAGACCCCAGAGGAGGTGGGGCCCCGCGAGGCAG CTCTACGCAGGCGTAAAGGCCCCATGAAGACCCCAGAGCCAGAGTCCTCTGCAGTCCCACAGGACCCCCTGCACTGGTTTGGAATCCTGGTTCCTCATAGTCTACGGCAGGCCCAAGCCAGCTTCCGAGATG GGTTAAGGGAAGAAGGAGTCCAGGGAAGCCCATGTGTCCATGGAACTCCATCTTGGGAGGATGGAGCTGCCCTCACTTGGAATGGACAGGCTGCAGGGGAGCAGCTAAGGAGAAGTTGGAAG GATTAA
- the Vma22 gene encoding coiled-coil domain-containing protein 115 isoform X3, giving the protein MAAPDLRAELDSLFLQLLGDLEELEAKRAALNARVEEGWLSLAKARYAMGAKSVGPLQYASHMEPQVCVRASEAQDGIQTFRVVRADAQTPEEVGPREAALRRRKGPMKTPEPESSAVPQDPLHWFGILVPHSLRQAQASFRDGLQLAADIASLQTRIDQGRSQLRGLQEKLKRLEHGAV; this is encoded by the exons ATGGCAGCACCGGACCTGCGGGCGGAGCTGGACTCGCTATTTCTGCAGCTTCTCGGGGACCTGGAGGAGCTGGAGGCGAAACGGGCGGCACTGAACGCCCGAGTGGAGGAG GGATGGCTCTCGCTCGCCAAGGCCCGCTACGCCATGGGTGCCAAGTCGGTAGGGCCCCTGCAGTATGCCTCCCACATGGAGCCCCAGGTCTGCGTGCGCGCCAG cGAGGCCCAGGACGGAATCCAGACGTTCAGGGTTGTCAGAGCTGATGCCCAGACCCCAGAGGAGGTGGGGCCCCGCGAGGCAG CTCTACGCAGGCGTAAAGGCCCCATGAAGACCCCAGAGCCAGAGTCCTCTGCAGTCCCACAGGACCCCCTGCACTGGTTTGGAATCCTGGTTCCTCATAGTCTACGGCAGGCCCAAGCCAGCTTCCGAGATG GCCTGCAGCTGGCAGCAGATATAGCCAGCCTCCAGACCCGCATTGACCAGGGTCGAAGCCAGCTCCGGGGACTCCAGGAAAAACTTAAGCGGCTTGAGCATGGGGCTGTGTGA
- the Vma22 gene encoding coiled-coil domain-containing protein 115 isoform X1: MAAPDLRAELDSLFLQLLGDLEELEAKRAALNARVEEGWLSLAKARYAMGAKSVGPLQYASHMEPQVCVRASEAQDGIQTFRVVRADAQTPEEVGPREAALRRRKGPMKTPEPESSAVPQDPLHWFGILVPHSLRQAQASFRDGLREEGVQGSPCVHGTPSWEDGAALTWNGQAAGEQLRRSWKACSWQQI, from the exons ATGGCAGCACCGGACCTGCGGGCGGAGCTGGACTCGCTATTTCTGCAGCTTCTCGGGGACCTGGAGGAGCTGGAGGCGAAACGGGCGGCACTGAACGCCCGAGTGGAGGAG GGATGGCTCTCGCTCGCCAAGGCCCGCTACGCCATGGGTGCCAAGTCGGTAGGGCCCCTGCAGTATGCCTCCCACATGGAGCCCCAGGTCTGCGTGCGCGCCAG cGAGGCCCAGGACGGAATCCAGACGTTCAGGGTTGTCAGAGCTGATGCCCAGACCCCAGAGGAGGTGGGGCCCCGCGAGGCAG CTCTACGCAGGCGTAAAGGCCCCATGAAGACCCCAGAGCCAGAGTCCTCTGCAGTCCCACAGGACCCCCTGCACTGGTTTGGAATCCTGGTTCCTCATAGTCTACGGCAGGCCCAAGCCAGCTTCCGAGATG GGTTAAGGGAAGAAGGAGTCCAGGGAAGCCCATGTGTCCATGGAACTCCATCTTGGGAGGATGGAGCTGCCCTCACTTGGAATGGACAGGCTGCAGGGGAGCAGCTAAGGAGAAGTTGGAAG GCCTGCAGCTGGCAGCAGATATAG